Proteins encoded within one genomic window of Halomarina litorea:
- a CDS encoding helix-turn-helix domain-containing protein: protein MSTSDHTPSDLESVRERLNVVTQETRFALLQDILGHPSELPTLKELDYVNPSKSQTTIRQHLQQLVDAGIVEEVLLPEDRRKNDLPYKFYGISESGRQFLAEHKLLRAQDTLREIYDRVEKTDDIERYETAPRPER from the coding sequence ATGAGTACCTCCGACCACACGCCAAGCGACCTGGAGTCCGTTCGGGAGCGGCTCAACGTCGTCACCCAGGAGACGCGATTCGCGCTCCTCCAGGACATCCTCGGGCATCCGTCGGAACTGCCGACGCTGAAGGAACTCGACTACGTGAACCCAAGCAAGAGCCAGACGACGATTCGCCAGCACCTCCAGCAGCTCGTCGACGCTGGCATCGTCGAGGAAGTCCTCCTGCCCGAGGACCGCCGGAAGAACGATCTCCCGTACAAGTTCTACGGAATCAGTGAGAGTGGTCGGCAGTTCCTCGCAGAGCACAAGCTCCTCCGGGCACAAGACACGCTTCGCGAGATTTACGATCGAGTGGAGAAGACCGACGACATCGAACGGTACGAGACTGCCCCCCGGCCCGAACGCTAA